One genomic window of Phycisphaerales bacterium includes the following:
- a CDS encoding GC-type dockerin domain-anchored protein — protein MRTSIATVISVGLLAAAAQAQVETRLIDPTLTGSDVTPLESPTGLEGLHVAAFDPGFPEGVRPRMLLVFVPGGGAVPTQYTRFAQHSASLGLHALGIAYESWPSIWEMIRGEDDPDLAEAIRRERLFGEPQTDLIDVDEPNSISGRLGRALSYLDNAFPDEGWGQFVEGDGSLRWRRIIVAGHSQGAGHSAYLTKEFTLGGSLLFAGPGDFVTGVGPAPWLFRPSETPTSRMLAFTHVGDRTAAGFFGNQRILGLDAFGPLESVDRKTAGELSSHMLTSLLDIDHGNYHSAVVVDDFLPIGAMGENVYRPAWTYLLAEQIAASLGCRSDVDGDGALTLFDFLEFQNLFATGDATADFDGDGAFTLFDFLAFQNAFSLGCS, from the coding sequence ATGCGCACGAGCATCGCAACGGTCATCAGCGTCGGATTACTGGCCGCAGCCGCACAGGCTCAGGTCGAGACCAGGCTCATCGACCCGACCCTGACCGGCTCCGACGTCACGCCACTGGAGTCGCCTACGGGGCTCGAAGGGCTGCACGTCGCCGCGTTCGACCCGGGATTCCCGGAGGGCGTTCGGCCGCGCATGTTGTTGGTGTTCGTGCCGGGCGGGGGCGCGGTGCCGACACAGTACACCCGATTCGCCCAGCACTCGGCGTCGCTCGGCCTGCATGCGCTGGGCATCGCGTACGAGAGTTGGCCGTCGATCTGGGAGATGATCCGCGGCGAGGACGACCCCGACCTGGCCGAGGCGATTCGGCGCGAGCGCCTCTTCGGCGAGCCGCAGACCGATCTCATCGACGTCGACGAGCCCAACAGCATCAGCGGCCGTCTCGGACGGGCGCTCTCGTACCTCGACAATGCGTTTCCCGACGAGGGCTGGGGGCAGTTTGTCGAGGGCGACGGCTCGTTGCGATGGCGTCGCATCATCGTCGCGGGACATTCGCAAGGCGCTGGGCACTCGGCCTACCTCACCAAGGAGTTCACGCTCGGCGGGTCGCTCCTGTTCGCGGGTCCGGGAGACTTCGTGACCGGCGTTGGTCCGGCGCCCTGGCTCTTCCGGCCGAGTGAAACGCCGACCAGCCGCATGCTCGCCTTCACGCACGTCGGAGATCGAACCGCCGCGGGCTTCTTCGGCAACCAGCGCATCCTCGGGCTTGACGCCTTCGGCCCGCTCGAGAGCGTCGATCGAAAGACCGCGGGCGAACTGTCGAGCCACATGCTCACCAGCCTACTCGACATCGATCACGGCAACTACCACTCGGCCGTGGTCGTCGACGACTTCCTGCCGATCGGCGCGATGGGCGAGAACGTCTATCGGCCCGCGTGGACGTACCTGCTGGCCGAGCAGATCGCCGCATCGCTAGGCTGCCGAAGCGACGTCGACGGCGATGGAGCCCTGACGCTGTTCGACTTCCTCGAGTTCCAGAACCTGTTCGCAACCGGTGACGCAACAGCCGACTTCGACGGCGACGGCGCGTTCACGCTGTTCGACTTCCTGGCGTTCCAGAACGCCTTCAGCCTGGGCTGCTCGTAG
- a CDS encoding heme-binding protein: MIDCSLRILVLAGAAACLPLKAIAQDAAEAPAGAAVAVVADPVKVGGVSEFELKTRTGELEDGEVSAYFVAGPMRTTAALPEGYPRPTPAGAMEIKSYPSVRRAEITVDASPRLGMNMAFFPLFRHIKNRDIAMTAPVEADLPTMARQDAENLGVQGAEGDDAMTVSFLYRTSDLGPVGDAEENVRVIDTKPVTVLSLGIRGTMGNDRIEREIGKLYEWLESQAERNVGPGGVEAAGRWSADGSPRIMGYNGPDVPRRNQWWEVQLPVAWTATDAPPEPATSSPG, from the coding sequence ATGATCGACTGCTCGCTGAGAATCCTGGTCCTTGCCGGCGCCGCAGCTTGCCTTCCGCTAAAAGCCATCGCGCAGGATGCGGCCGAAGCACCGGCTGGCGCCGCTGTTGCGGTCGTTGCCGATCCGGTCAAGGTCGGCGGCGTGTCCGAGTTCGAGCTCAAGACCCGGACGGGCGAACTCGAGGACGGCGAGGTCAGCGCTTACTTCGTGGCCGGCCCGATGCGCACGACGGCGGCGCTGCCCGAGGGCTACCCCCGGCCGACCCCGGCGGGCGCGATGGAGATCAAGTCCTACCCGAGCGTTCGCCGCGCCGAGATCACGGTCGATGCGTCGCCGCGCCTCGGCATGAACATGGCCTTCTTCCCGCTGTTTCGCCACATCAAGAACCGCGACATCGCGATGACCGCGCCGGTCGAGGCCGACCTGCCCACCATGGCTCGCCAGGACGCGGAGAACTTGGGCGTGCAGGGAGCCGAGGGCGACGACGCGATGACCGTGTCGTTCTTGTATCGCACAAGCGACCTGGGACCAGTCGGTGACGCCGAAGAGAACGTACGCGTCATCGATACCAAGCCCGTGACGGTGCTGTCGCTGGGCATCCGCGGCACGATGGGCAACGACCGGATCGAGCGCGAAATCGGTAAGCTCTACGAGTGGCTTGAATCCCAGGCCGAACGCAACGTCGGGCCCGGTGGCGTCGAGGCAGCCGGCCGGTGGAGCGCCGACGGCTCGCCGCGCATCATGGGCTACAACGGCCCCGACGTGCCGCGGCGCAACCAGTGGTGGGAGGTTCAGTTGCCCGTCGCTTGGACCGCGACCGACGCCCCGCCCGAGCCCGCTACGAGCAGCCCAGGCTGA
- the dxs gene encoding 1-deoxy-D-xylulose-5-phosphate synthase — protein MALLDTLTGPEQLRSMSIDQLEQLAGEIRAAICDQVSRTGGHLAPNLGVVELTIAMHRVFDFGWDRLLFDVGHQCYPHKLLTGRLPLLSKLRTREGMAGFPEPDESKYDLFRVGHAGTGISTAVGMARGDALNGEAYDSKARKDGRRVVTIIGDSSIVNGVAMEGLNNAGTLKRQMLVVLNDNGMSIAGPQGALAQHFDRVRVSHTYTGLKRTGKELLKGIPGGEALRDAYHRMGEAAKAMVGDGAPENTWFEHFGLLTVGPIDGHHLPTLIEFLEAVKDLDRPCVLHVKTVKGKGFAFAEGDARTFHSPKPFAAQDGAQLQSEGCRVVVKGGGRSFTSAFGDALVDLMERDEAVVACTAAMPDGTGVTEAMEKYSDRVWDTGICESHALDMMAGLAKTGSKPFFAVYSTFLQRAYDQAFQEAALQGLPVRLCLDRAGLVGGDGAVHHGFADVSLLRTLPDAAIMAAIDEPSLRASLEFMRDYDRGLSSVRYPRDDVSDRFAGSCPAFELGKARLLTEGVDKPDAAILAFGVPALACVEVAESLSPDRSIAVYDARFAKPVDRSLLRELVEAGVPIMTVEEHTLQGGFGSAVLEAIEEMGLRGAIIRRLGLPDRWIKQDGRKAQLAEVGLDAAGIEKQVRALLGSCAKEQAQSVVHASR, from the coding sequence ATGGCACTGCTGGACACGCTGACCGGGCCCGAGCAACTCCGCTCCATGTCCATCGACCAGCTCGAGCAGCTCGCCGGCGAGATCCGGGCGGCCATCTGCGACCAGGTCTCGCGGACCGGCGGCCACCTGGCCCCCAACCTGGGCGTGGTCGAGCTGACCATCGCCATGCATCGCGTGTTCGACTTCGGCTGGGATCGGCTGCTGTTCGACGTGGGCCACCAGTGCTACCCCCACAAGCTGCTGACCGGCCGCCTGCCGCTGCTGAGCAAGCTCCGCACGCGCGAGGGCATGGCCGGCTTCCCCGAACCAGACGAAAGCAAGTACGACCTCTTCCGCGTCGGCCACGCCGGCACGGGCATCTCGACGGCCGTCGGCATGGCCCGCGGCGACGCGCTCAACGGCGAGGCGTACGACTCCAAGGCCCGCAAGGACGGACGCCGCGTCGTCACGATCATCGGTGACTCGTCGATCGTCAACGGCGTGGCGATGGAGGGGCTGAACAACGCCGGCACGCTCAAGCGGCAGATGCTCGTCGTCCTGAACGACAACGGCATGTCCATCGCCGGCCCGCAGGGCGCGCTCGCCCAGCACTTCGACCGCGTCCGCGTCAGCCACACGTACACCGGCCTCAAGCGAACGGGCAAGGAACTGCTCAAGGGCATCCCGGGCGGCGAGGCGCTGCGTGACGCGTACCACCGCATGGGCGAGGCCGCCAAGGCCATGGTCGGCGACGGCGCACCCGAGAACACCTGGTTCGAGCACTTTGGTTTGCTCACCGTGGGGCCCATCGACGGACACCACCTGCCCACGCTGATCGAGTTCCTCGAGGCCGTGAAAGACCTCGACCGGCCGTGCGTCCTGCACGTCAAGACCGTCAAGGGCAAGGGCTTCGCTTTTGCAGAAGGCGATGCACGGACCTTCCACTCGCCGAAGCCGTTCGCAGCCCAAGATGGCGCCCAATTGCAGTCCGAGGGCTGCCGCGTCGTCGTCAAGGGTGGCGGGCGCAGCTTTACCAGCGCGTTCGGCGACGCGCTCGTCGACCTCATGGAACGCGACGAGGCGGTCGTGGCGTGCACGGCCGCGATGCCCGATGGCACGGGCGTGACCGAGGCGATGGAAAAGTACTCCGATCGCGTGTGGGACACGGGCATCTGCGAGAGCCACGCGCTCGACATGATGGCCGGGCTCGCAAAGACGGGCTCCAAGCCCTTCTTCGCGGTGTACAGCACGTTCCTGCAGCGGGCCTACGACCAGGCCTTCCAGGAGGCGGCGCTCCAGGGGCTACCGGTGCGGCTGTGCCTCGATCGCGCGGGCCTGGTCGGCGGCGACGGCGCCGTGCACCACGGCTTCGCCGACGTCTCGCTCCTGCGCACGCTGCCCGACGCGGCGATCATGGCCGCCATCGACGAGCCGAGCCTGCGTGCGAGCCTCGAGTTCATGCGCGACTACGACCGAGGCCTCTCGAGCGTCCGCTACCCGCGGGACGACGTGTCCGATCGATTCGCGGGCTCGTGCCCCGCATTCGAGCTCGGCAAGGCACGGTTGCTCACCGAAGGCGTTGACAAGCCCGACGCGGCCATCCTCGCCTTCGGCGTCCCCGCGCTCGCGTGCGTCGAGGTCGCCGAGTCGCTCTCGCCCGACCGTAGCATTGCCGTCTACGACGCCCGCTTTGCCAAGCCCGTCGATCGCTCGCTCCTCCGCGAGCTCGTCGAGGCAGGCGTGCCCATCATGACCGTCGAAGAGCACACGCTCCAGGGTGGGTTCGGCAGCGCCGTGCTCGAGGCGATCGAGGAGATGGGGCTGCGCGGCGCCATCATTCGCCGCCTCGGCCTGCCCGATCGCTGGATCAAGCAGGACGGGCGAAAGGCCCAGCTTGCCGAGGTTGGCCTCGACGCAGCCGGAATCGAGAAGCAGGTGCGTGCGCTGCTGGGCTCTTGCGCGAAAGAGCAGGCGCAGAGCGTCGTGCACGCCTCGCGCTAG
- a CDS encoding polyprenyl synthetase family protein, translating to MTGEPAANPTQTDAIEVRIRALVSELAALVEAEIASVVDEACQSSIMRDAARYAALGGGKRLRPALTLMCARATGAADSAALPAAAAVELVHAFSLVHDDLPCMDDDDLRRGRPTLHVHAGEAAALLAGDAMLNAAYWTLAKRVEDPHTSALLIAELTDATARMIDGQTLDSLGGFDAGLSDDESRLGLIHRWKTGALMRAACRMGAISAGADRAAIDAVTKYAEAVGLMFQVVDDLIDVEQSTEQAGKRTGKDADAGKLTFPGVVGVEASRAEVANLLEASLVALGPLGGRGRDLSDVARVLASRTR from the coding sequence ATGACCGGCGAGCCGGCGGCCAACCCGACCCAAACCGACGCGATCGAAGTGCGCATCCGTGCGCTCGTATCCGAGCTGGCGGCGCTGGTCGAGGCCGAGATCGCCTCGGTCGTCGACGAAGCCTGCCAGAGCTCGATCATGCGCGACGCCGCCCGCTACGCCGCACTCGGCGGCGGGAAGCGTCTCCGGCCGGCCCTCACGCTCATGTGTGCGCGAGCCACCGGAGCAGCCGACTCGGCCGCATTGCCCGCGGCTGCAGCGGTCGAGCTCGTCCACGCGTTCAGTCTGGTGCACGATGACCTGCCCTGCATGGACGACGACGATCTGCGCCGCGGCCGGCCGACCCTCCACGTGCATGCCGGCGAAGCTGCAGCACTGCTCGCGGGCGACGCGATGCTCAATGCGGCGTACTGGACGCTCGCCAAGCGCGTCGAGGATCCCCACACGAGCGCGTTGCTCATTGCGGAGCTGACCGACGCGACCGCGCGCATGATCGATGGGCAGACGCTCGACTCGTTGGGCGGGTTCGACGCCGGTCTATCGGACGATGAATCGCGGCTGGGGCTGATCCACCGCTGGAAGACCGGCGCGCTCATGCGCGCCGCCTGCCGCATGGGCGCCATCAGTGCTGGCGCCGATCGGGCCGCGATCGACGCCGTGACCAAGTACGCTGAAGCGGTGGGGCTGATGTTCCAGGTCGTCGACGATCTCATCGACGTCGAGCAGTCGACCGAACAGGCGGGCAAGCGGACGGGTAAGGATGCAGACGCCGGGAAGCTGACCTTCCCCGGCGTCGTGGGGGTCGAGGCATCACGAGCCGAAGTCGCGAACCTTCTGGAAGCAAGCCTCGTCGCCCTCGGACCGCTGGGCGGCCGCGGTCGCGATCTCTCGGACGTAGCCCGCGTCTTGGCCAGCCGGACGCGATGA
- a CDS encoding MotA/TolQ/ExbB proton channel family protein: protein MEALINGIRQWFEVGGWVMAPLALVSVVGLAIVFERVLFWVRLTGPAVRGRTSSLSAKLRRGDFAGVVKATAERRDPYSRLARELSQDAAGPIGEAQAREAIEAQRYAVERFQGALSIIITAAPMLGILGTVTGIITSFAAIGEAGDGDPRLVAGGIAQALYTTAFGLAIAVAALFPYVAFKGLADRALTRLELLAASAMEGSSSLKGPPSGG from the coding sequence GTGGAAGCCCTAATCAACGGCATCAGGCAGTGGTTCGAGGTCGGCGGCTGGGTCATGGCGCCGCTGGCCCTCGTCAGCGTGGTCGGCCTGGCGATCGTCTTCGAGCGCGTGCTCTTCTGGGTCCGGCTGACGGGGCCAGCGGTCCGCGGCAGGACGAGTTCGCTCTCGGCAAAGCTCCGCCGAGGAGACTTTGCCGGCGTGGTGAAGGCCACCGCCGAGCGTCGCGACCCTTACTCGCGGCTGGCGCGGGAGCTCTCCCAGGACGCCGCCGGCCCCATCGGCGAGGCCCAGGCCCGCGAGGCCATCGAGGCCCAGCGGTACGCCGTCGAGCGATTCCAGGGTGCGCTGAGCATCATCATCACCGCCGCGCCCATGCTGGGCATCCTCGGTACCGTGACGGGGATCATCACGAGCTTCGCGGCCATCGGCGAGGCGGGCGACGGCGACCCGAGGCTCGTCGCCGGCGGCATCGCCCAGGCGCTCTACACCACGGCCTTCGGGCTCGCGATCGCCGTGGCGGCTCTCTTTCCGTACGTCGCCTTCAAGGGCCTGGCCGACCGGGCCCTGACGCGGCTCGAGTTGCTCGCGGCGTCGGCGATGGAGGGCTCGAGCTCGCTCAAAGGCCCGCCATCTGGCGGATGA
- a CDS encoding EVE domain-containing protein has protein sequence MATWLIKTEPGDYSWDDMTRDKRTAWTGVANNAARMHMRAVKKGDEAFFYHTGNDKAIVGVVKIATNPYEDPDEPGLNGNGEMKAPLFDVTVGKKAKTPVTLKDIKADERFQDFDLVRQSRLSVMPVPAKLEKIIRQMAGL, from the coding sequence ATGGCGACGTGGCTGATCAAGACCGAGCCGGGCGATTACTCGTGGGACGACATGACGCGCGACAAGCGCACGGCCTGGACGGGCGTGGCGAACAACGCCGCCCGGATGCACATGCGCGCCGTCAAGAAGGGCGATGAAGCCTTTTTCTACCACACGGGCAACGACAAGGCCATCGTCGGCGTCGTCAAGATCGCGACGAATCCCTACGAAGACCCCGATGAGCCCGGCCTCAACGGCAACGGCGAGATGAAGGCGCCGTTGTTCGACGTGACCGTCGGCAAGAAGGCCAAGACCCCCGTGACGCTCAAGGACATCAAGGCCGACGAGCGCTTCCAGGACTTCGACCTCGTCCGACAGTCGCGCTTGAGCGTCATGCCCGTGCCGGCAAAGCTCGAGAAGATCATCCGCCAGATGGCGGGCCTTTGA
- a CDS encoding sigma-70 family RNA polymerase sigma factor, with product MTKHPRNPKADLDLMQRVAAGEESAIGDLYDRFGSLVYRMAYQTMPTRTDAEDAVQEIFVRLWKTADRYDPKRAALVTWVMLLSRRHLVDRLRRSQARLKTTAFGESAGQLPGGGSGEMTGLEQHERYKDVLELVKTLPELQQRVVIRAYLGGQTLRQIGEELDTPIGTVKSALSRALVRLRERAVEEATT from the coding sequence ATGACGAAGCATCCGCGAAATCCCAAGGCGGACCTCGACCTGATGCAGCGCGTCGCGGCTGGCGAAGAATCCGCCATCGGCGACCTGTATGACCGGTTCGGCTCGCTCGTGTACCGCATGGCTTATCAGACCATGCCGACCCGGACCGATGCCGAAGACGCCGTCCAGGAGATCTTCGTCCGCCTCTGGAAGACCGCCGATCGGTACGACCCCAAGCGGGCGGCCCTGGTGACGTGGGTGATGCTCCTGAGCCGCCGCCACCTGGTCGACCGGCTCCGCCGGAGCCAGGCCAGGCTCAAGACCACCGCTTTCGGGGAATCGGCCGGGCAGTTGCCCGGGGGCGGTTCGGGAGAAATGACGGGATTGGAGCAACACGAGCGTTATAAAGACGTGTTAGAGCTCGTAAAGACCTTGCCCGAACTGCAACAGAGGGTGGTCATCCGTGCGTATCTAGGGGGACAGACGCTCCGCCAGATCGGCGAGGAACTGGACACGCCCATTGGCACCGTGAAATCGGCGTTGAGCCGGGCGCTGGTGCGTCTGCGAGAGAGGGCCGTCGAGGAAGCCACGACATGA
- a CDS encoding DUF1559 domain-containing protein, which yields MAVRRQARGRSRAFTLVDVLVSIAVIMVLISLMMPALTKATETAHRLVCSSNVRQIGIGMLMYADTNKDLIPPTTFYDPSANKAEQMLMLRLASGTTLGDYSPETGGWDGLGLLYFGGYLDHAACFYCPSHDGAHPLSQYSDKFGDLPAEVYGNYQYRGAGPQGQRHLSRIEPRRTALIADGMRVRSDYNHDVGSNVMRADLSITWFRDYGGRIVSRLPLQEADARSQVVMDAWALIDRQLDATAGDSSQPTDN from the coding sequence ATGGCAGTTCGGCGACAAGCCCGCGGGCGTTCGCGTGCGTTCACGCTCGTGGACGTGCTGGTGTCGATCGCTGTCATCATGGTGCTCATCTCGCTGATGATGCCCGCCCTGACCAAGGCGACCGAGACGGCCCACAGGCTCGTGTGCTCGTCGAACGTGCGGCAGATCGGCATCGGCATGCTGATGTACGCCGATACCAACAAGGATCTCATCCCCCCCACCACGTTCTACGACCCATCGGCCAACAAGGCCGAACAGATGCTCATGCTGCGGCTCGCGAGCGGCACGACGCTGGGCGACTATTCGCCCGAGACTGGCGGCTGGGACGGACTTGGCCTTCTCTACTTCGGCGGCTATCTCGATCACGCCGCGTGCTTCTACTGCCCCTCGCACGATGGAGCCCACCCGCTCTCGCAGTATTCCGACAAGTTCGGCGACCTCCCCGCCGAGGTCTACGGCAACTACCAGTATCGTGGCGCCGGGCCCCAGGGCCAGCGGCACCTGTCCAGGATCGAGCCGCGGCGCACGGCGCTCATCGCCGACGGCATGCGGGTTCGCAGCGACTACAACCACGACGTTGGCTCCAACGTCATGCGGGCCGACCTGTCCATCACGTGGTTCCGCGACTACGGCGGTCGGATCGTGTCGCGTCTGCCGCTGCAGGAGGCCGACGCCCGCTCGCAGGTCGTCATGGACGCCTGGGCACTCATCGACCGCCAGCTCGACGCAACGGCCGGCGACTCGTCGCAGCCCACCGACAACTAG
- a CDS encoding peptidylprolyl isomerase: MGMHRALSTTRLALFTAMAATVLLIAPAADAQLSPDRTYYGIDREVPVTVALPGSEEGEATIALFNARGDRIAQANVLAGRVDLATFFPILWDQQQPTVLYAQLFGSGEGASGAPIGAPLVIQPLITPRRARSDESGQSRIPEIVWNDNDYRPLFSGIRVYVDRLLKLNTTEGEMVFRFRPDEAPNTVWHIRELARGGFYTDIPFHRVLPTHRSGKPFVIQAGDPTGTGSGGPGVFIDLERSNLEHKFGVLSMARTNDPDTNGSQFFVALSREATVHLNGRYTGFAEAVSGAEAIVAVEQTPLKDPARGSPVDPPRIISAELIDAPPFGTGPEPVERPQASGER, translated from the coding sequence ATGGGAATGCACCGCGCCCTCTCGACGACGCGCCTGGCGCTCTTCACGGCGATGGCGGCCACCGTGCTGCTCATCGCGCCCGCCGCCGATGCCCAGCTCTCGCCCGACCGGACGTACTACGGAATCGACCGCGAGGTCCCCGTCACGGTGGCGCTGCCCGGCAGCGAAGAGGGCGAGGCAACGATCGCCCTGTTCAACGCGCGGGGTGACCGCATCGCACAGGCGAACGTGCTGGCCGGCCGCGTTGATCTTGCGACGTTCTTCCCGATCCTGTGGGACCAGCAGCAGCCGACGGTGTTGTACGCCCAGCTCTTTGGTTCGGGCGAGGGCGCTTCTGGTGCACCGATCGGAGCTCCGCTGGTCATCCAGCCGCTGATCACGCCGCGGCGGGCGCGTTCGGACGAATCCGGACAGTCGCGGATACCCGAGATCGTGTGGAACGACAACGACTACCGACCCTTGTTCTCGGGCATTCGGGTGTACGTCGACCGGCTGCTGAAGCTGAACACCACGGAGGGCGAGATGGTCTTCCGCTTCCGGCCCGACGAAGCGCCCAACACGGTGTGGCACATCCGCGAACTCGCACGCGGCGGGTTCTACACCGACATCCCGTTCCATCGCGTGCTGCCGACGCACCGCAGCGGCAAGCCCTTCGTCATCCAGGCGGGCGATCCGACGGGCACCGGCAGCGGCGGACCGGGCGTCTTCATTGACCTGGAACGGAGCAACCTCGAGCACAAGTTCGGCGTGCTCTCGATGGCGCGTACCAATGATCCGGACACCAACGGCTCGCAGTTCTTCGTCGCGCTCAGCCGCGAGGCGACCGTGCACCTGAACGGCCGCTACACCGGCTTCGCCGAAGCGGTCAGCGGAGCCGAGGCGATCGTGGCCGTCGAGCAAACGCCATTGAAGGATCCCGCCCGGGGGAGCCCAGTGGATCCGCCGCGGATCATCAGCGCCGAGCTCATCGACGCACCGCCCTTCGGCACGGGCCCCGAGCCCGTCGAACGGCCGCAGGCCTCGGGCGAGCGGTAG
- a CDS encoding DUF6268 family outer membrane beta-barrel protein has protein sequence MRVALATLALSIAASAQAQDERPAPPPAEQAVTDRAVPAGTPEGQGPPQGPPRFIYELSQSIEATAVPHVDGGGDAVTSLTRTEFSLVWLASQRTRAIFEVSNELAFYDFDDAFKVDPVNGDPFGSFNRQDFNVVVVHRIARQWSIQGLAGIGLTRERSADVGDSLVGRVGAGTTYHLSENISLGVFVIANSQLEDNVEVLPLPQIEATFELDEHWTLVLGTRDGALLRYQHNDELAFRLEAGYQERQYRLDDSGFAPEGVFQDKSIDLKLGVQWQPAPGLEVTAGVGSQLWRRFKIKDDDGNRLTRSETDPTLMLHAGLSYRF, from the coding sequence ATGCGCGTTGCGCTCGCGACACTCGCCCTCTCGATCGCCGCGTCGGCCCAGGCACAAGACGAGCGGCCCGCGCCGCCCCCGGCCGAGCAGGCCGTCACGGACCGAGCGGTGCCGGCAGGCACGCCCGAGGGCCAGGGGCCTCCGCAGGGGCCGCCACGCTTCATCTACGAGCTGAGCCAGAGCATCGAGGCGACGGCGGTGCCCCACGTCGACGGCGGCGGCGACGCCGTCACGTCGCTCACACGCACGGAGTTCAGCCTGGTATGGCTCGCTTCGCAACGGACGCGCGCAATCTTCGAGGTGAGCAACGAGCTCGCGTTCTATGACTTCGACGACGCCTTCAAGGTCGACCCGGTGAACGGCGATCCGTTTGGTAGCTTCAACCGTCAAGACTTCAACGTCGTCGTCGTTCACCGCATCGCGCGGCAGTGGAGCATCCAGGGGCTGGCCGGCATTGGTCTCACGCGTGAACGTTCGGCGGACGTCGGCGACTCGCTCGTCGGACGGGTTGGCGCCGGTACGACGTACCACCTCTCGGAGAACATCTCGCTGGGCGTGTTCGTCATCGCCAACAGCCAGCTCGAGGACAACGTCGAAGTCCTTCCGCTACCGCAGATCGAGGCGACGTTCGAACTCGACGAGCACTGGACGCTGGTCCTGGGCACTCGCGACGGCGCCCTGCTGCGGTACCAGCACAACGACGAACTGGCGTTCCGGTTGGAGGCTGGCTACCAAGAGCGGCAGTACCGCCTCGACGATTCGGGCTTTGCACCCGAGGGCGTGTTCCAGGACAAGTCGATCGATCTGAAGCTGGGCGTGCAATGGCAGCCGGCACCAGGGCTGGAGGTCACCGCGGGGGTGGGCTCGCAGCTCTGGCGCCGGTTCAAGATCAAGGACGACGACGGAAACAGGCTCACCCGGAGCGAGACCGACCCGACGCTCATGCTCCACGCGGGCCTGTCGTACCGCTTCTGA
- a CDS encoding ATP-binding cassette domain-containing protein gives MTPPAAPAAPTDPQASRGQHRGSDAPLLSVKDLKTHFPVRSGLLQRVTGYVKAVDGVSFDLGRGETLGLVGESGCGKTTVGRTLLRLIPNTGGKVTFEGKDVLKAQGGEMKALRRDMQIIFQDPAGSLNPRMRIASIVGEPLIVHGLVTDRRQLRKQVEELLVRCGMPAAAADRYPHEFSGGQRQRIGIARALALEPKFIVCDEPTSALDVSIQAQIINLLTDLQEEFGLSYLFISHDMAVIQHVCKRIAVMYKGQIVETGSRDDILKNPQHKYTQSLLSAVPEPDPRRVKQRVIFEGGAM, from the coding sequence ATGACCCCACCAGCAGCCCCAGCCGCACCCACCGATCCGCAAGCCTCGAGAGGCCAGCACCGCGGCAGCGATGCCCCGCTGCTCTCGGTGAAGGACCTCAAGACCCACTTCCCCGTTCGCAGCGGCCTGCTGCAACGCGTGACGGGCTACGTGAAAGCCGTCGACGGCGTGAGCTTCGACCTGGGCCGCGGCGAGACGCTGGGCCTGGTGGGCGAATCCGGCTGCGGCAAGACCACCGTCGGCCGGACGCTCCTGCGGCTCATCCCAAATACCGGCGGCAAGGTCACGTTCGAGGGCAAGGACGTGCTCAAGGCCCAGGGCGGCGAGATGAAGGCCCTGCGGCGAGACATGCAGATCATCTTCCAGGACCCGGCCGGCAGCCTGAATCCACGCATGCGCATCGCCAGCATCGTGGGCGAGCCGCTCATCGTGCACGGCCTGGTGACCGATCGCCGCCAGCTGCGCAAGCAGGTCGAGGAATTGCTCGTCCGCTGCGGCATGCCCGCGGCCGCGGCCGATCGTTACCCGCACGAGTTCAGCGGCGGGCAACGCCAGCGCATCGGCATCGCGCGGGCGCTCGCGCTCGAGCCCAAGTTCATCGTGTGCGACGAGCCGACCAGCGCGCTGGATGTGAGCATCCAGGCGCAGATCATCAACCTGCTGACCGACCTGCAGGAAGAGTTCGGCCTGAGCTACCTGTTCATCAGCCACGACATGGCCGTCATCCAGCACGTGTGCAAGCGCATCGCGGTGATGTACAAGGGCCAGATCGTCGAGACCGGCTCGCGCGACGACATCCTCAAGAATCCGCAGCACAAGTACACGCAGAGCCTGCTGAGCGCCGTGCCCGAGCCCGATCCACGCCGCGTCAAGCAGCGCGTGATCTTCGAGGGCGGGGCGATGTAG
- a CDS encoding entericidin A/B family lipoprotein, with product MDRNTETKTTLVRTALTGVLVALAVAAAACNTVEGAGEDIEAGGDAIQDAAN from the coding sequence ATGGACCGCAACACCGAAACCAAGACCACCCTCGTTCGCACGGCGCTGACCGGCGTGCTCGTCGCCCTGGCCGTCGCCGCCGCTGCCTGCAACACGGTCGAAGGCGCTGGCGAGGACATTGAAGCCGGCGGGGACGCCATCCAAGACGCGGCGAACTAG